The following proteins are encoded in a genomic region of Flavobacteriales bacterium:
- a CDS encoding glyceraldehyde-3-phosphate dehydrogenase — MKTENYDNELSLWIEKEKTTSELSNVVSRLILECSTELVMFRNRMTHLSISEILNLHDYAAKFVKQNISVHQTLPLAKAILEMGIKNTKIDLGKLAYEWNKENKSDDELNNFIKDKLSIYSNTDNNLSPKDVILYGFGRIGRLVARELFLQDNAGGQLRLRAIVTRSNSEKDITKRASLLRTDSVHGVFTGTVKEDFENKALIINGRSVKMIAAKSPDSIDYTEYGINDALVIDNTGVFRDKEALSLHLKSKGVAKVLLTAPGKGVPNIVFGVNHNVDIDHQDIFSAASCTTNAITPILEVVEKNLGVVKGHLETIHAYTNDQNLVDNMHSKYRRGRAAALNMVITETGAGKAVTKAIPSLENKLTSSAIRVPTPNGSLAILNLTIEKETTLEGVNNLIHNAAFDSELVEQIRFSVNNELVSSDIVGDSCPSIYDSPATQVSNDGKSIVLYIWYDNEYGYTRQVLRLAKHIAKVRRNCYY, encoded by the coding sequence ATGAAAACTGAAAATTACGATAACGAGTTATCCCTCTGGATAGAGAAAGAAAAAACAACATCTGAATTATCTAATGTTGTTAGCCGTTTAATTCTGGAGTGTTCTACTGAACTAGTTATGTTTAGAAACAGGATGACCCACTTAAGTATCAGTGAAATATTGAATCTTCATGATTATGCCGCTAAATTTGTTAAACAAAACATTAGTGTGCATCAAACATTGCCATTAGCAAAAGCTATTTTAGAAATGGGCATCAAAAACACTAAAATAGATCTTGGGAAATTAGCCTATGAATGGAATAAAGAAAATAAATCCGATGACGAACTAAATAACTTTATTAAAGATAAGCTATCTATTTATAGCAATACTGATAATAACTTATCACCAAAAGATGTTATTCTTTACGGTTTTGGTCGTATCGGTCGATTAGTAGCCAGAGAACTGTTCTTACAAGATAATGCTGGTGGTCAATTGAGACTGAGAGCCATTGTTACTCGAAGTAATTCAGAAAAGGATATTACCAAAAGAGCTTCACTACTACGAACAGACTCTGTTCATGGTGTATTTACTGGAACAGTAAAGGAGGATTTTGAAAATAAAGCCTTGATTATTAATGGTCGTTCAGTAAAAATGATAGCGGCAAAGAGTCCTGATTCTATTGATTATACCGAATATGGAATCAATGACGCTTTAGTAATTGACAATACGGGAGTATTTAGAGATAAAGAGGCTTTGAGCCTACATCTTAAATCAAAAGGTGTAGCTAAAGTTTTATTGACTGCTCCTGGAAAAGGTGTTCCTAATATTGTCTTTGGCGTCAATCATAATGTAGATATTGACCATCAAGATATTTTTTCTGCTGCATCGTGTACCACCAATGCTATTACTCCAATATTAGAAGTCGTAGAAAAGAATTTAGGTGTCGTAAAAGGGCATTTAGAAACTATTCACGCTTATACCAACGACCAAAACCTAGTGGATAATATGCACAGCAAATACCGAAGAGGTCGTGCTGCAGCTTTGAATATGGTTATCACTGAAACAGGCGCTGGAAAAGCTGTTACTAAAGCAATACCATCATTAGAAAATAAATTAACATCTAGTGCAATTCGTGTTCCTACTCCCAATGGTTCATTAGCCATATTGAACTTAACAATAGAAAAAGAAACGACTTTAGAAGGTGTTAACAACTTAATCCACAATGCCGCTTTTGACTCTGAATTGGTAGAGCAAATCCGCTTTTCAGTAAATAATGAACTCGTATCATCGGATATCGTTGGTGATAGTTGCCCTTCAATATATGATAGTCCAGCAACACAAGTTTCAAATGATGGTAAATCTATTGTACTATACATATGGTACGATAATGAATACGGATATACCCGTCAAGTGCTTCGTCTAGCAAAACATATCGCTAAGGTGCGCAGAAATTGTTATTATTAA
- a CDS encoding peroxiredoxin, with product MVLVGKKAPKFNTKAVVNGGEIVSDFSLEQFIGKKHVLFFFYPKDFTFVCPSELHAFQAKLDEFKAKGVEVVACSTDTPESHWGWLQVAKENGGIKGITYPIVADVAKTVAENFGVLAGDYFVNENDELEADGPMIAYRGLFLIDKEGVVQHQIVNNFPLGRNVDEALRMVDALQHFEEEGEVCPANWSKGKEAMKESFAGVADYLSKH from the coding sequence ATGGTATTAGTAGGAAAAAAAGCACCAAAGTTCAACACTAAAGCTGTTGTTAATGGTGGAGAAATAGTTTCTGACTTTTCATTGGAACAATTCATAGGTAAAAAGCACGTGTTGTTTTTCTTTTACCCTAAGGATTTTACTTTCGTATGCCCATCAGAATTGCATGCTTTTCAAGCTAAATTAGACGAATTTAAGGCTAAAGGTGTTGAAGTAGTTGCTTGTTCAACGGATACTCCTGAAAGTCACTGGGGATGGTTACAAGTTGCTAAAGAAAACGGTGGTATCAAAGGCATCACTTACCCTATAGTTGCAGATGTTGCCAAGACAGTAGCCGAAAACTTCGGTGTATTAGCAGGTGACTACTTCGTTAATGAAAATGACGAACTAGAAGCTGATGGCCCAATGATTGCCTACAGAGGGTTATTCCTTATCGACAAAGAAGGTGTTGTGCAACACCAAATTGTCAATAATTTCCCTTTAGGGAGAAATGTAGATGAAGCTCTAAGAATGGTAGATGCTTTACAGCATTTTGAAGAAGAAGGCGAAGTTTGTCCAGCTAACTGGTCAAAAGGTAAAGAGGCTATGAAAGAAAGTTTTGCTGGTGTAGCAGACTACCTTTCTAAGCACTAG
- a CDS encoding DUF2141 domain-containing protein, protein MRYLLIVLVLLVIFLFPRKNKCEIEVVVTNVSERKGSIELAIFNDPEVFLLKNKSFKKYSKKAKSDSLILRLKNIPKGNYAISLYQDVNSDNVCNLSFAGIPKEPFGFSNNYKPFLKKPSFKDCQFSLQKDTYTYTVN, encoded by the coding sequence ATGCGTTACTTACTTATAGTACTTGTCCTATTGGTGATTTTTCTCTTTCCTAGAAAGAATAAGTGCGAAATAGAAGTAGTGGTTACTAATGTTTCTGAACGAAAAGGAAGTATAGAACTCGCTATTTTTAATGATCCGGAAGTATTCCTTTTAAAAAATAAATCCTTTAAAAAATATTCCAAAAAAGCTAAAAGCGATAGTTTAATTCTTCGCCTTAAAAACATACCTAAAGGCAATTATGCTATATCTTTATATCAAGATGTTAATTCTGATAATGTATGTAATCTAAGTTTTGCAGGTATTCCTAAAGAACCCTTTGGTTTTTCAAATAATTACAAACCTTTTTTGAAAAAACCATCTTTTAAGGATTGTCAATTTAGTCTGCAAAAAGATACCTATACATATACGGTTAATTGA
- a CDS encoding methyltransferase has product MTFHFKSFSIIQEQSAMKVGTDGVLLGAWVNPTSYPQKILDIGTGTGLIAIMLAQRFTDSQIQAIEINELAAQEAELNAQSSPWSDRISVKHCSLQDYTHSSNYDLIVCNPPYFRNTTQSQDLARATARNNDSLSLEYLIEACLNLLNEKGQLTIIVPVDEYENIKTKAKNVGFYITQMCWVKGNHTSPVKRLLISLSKKKVLLNECYLTIENSRHNYTEDYNKLCEDFYLKL; this is encoded by the coding sequence ATGACTTTTCATTTCAAATCGTTTAGCATTATTCAAGAGCAATCTGCTATGAAAGTGGGAACAGATGGAGTTTTACTTGGTGCTTGGGTAAATCCAACTTCATACCCACAAAAAATACTAGATATAGGCACAGGAACAGGCTTAATCGCTATAATGTTAGCGCAACGCTTTACTGATAGCCAAATACAAGCCATCGAAATTAATGAATTGGCAGCACAGGAAGCTGAGTTGAACGCACAGTCCTCACCATGGTCAGACAGAATTTCAGTAAAACATTGTTCACTACAGGATTATACTCATTCATCAAATTATGATTTGATTGTATGTAACCCACCCTATTTTAGAAACACTACCCAATCTCAAGACCTTGCTCGAGCAACAGCCAGAAATAACGATAGTTTAAGTTTAGAGTATTTAATAGAGGCATGTCTTAATCTTTTAAATGAAAAAGGACAGCTTACTATTATTGTGCCAGTCGATGAATATGAAAATATAAAAACAAAAGCCAAAAATGTAGGCTTTTACATTACTCAAATGTGTTGGGTGAAAGGAAATCATACTAGCCCAGTAAAACGCTTACTAATTTCTCTAAGTAAGAAAAAAGTTCTCTTAAATGAATGCTATTTAACCATAGAAAACAGCCGACACAACTATACAGAGGACTATAACAAACTGTGTGAAGATTTTTATCTTAAGTTGTAA
- a CDS encoding GNAT family N-acetyltransferase: MLEGENIKLRALEPEDLDLFYQWENDSTIWKISQTYAPFSKHILSRYLENAHQDIFTAKQLRLMIEKDGVSIGTIELFDFEPIHMRAGLGIWIVQESDRRKGYAKEALRLMIEYAFFKLQLNQLYCNISASNQPSINLFSSLDFMLIGAKKKWNKSPNGWEDELMFQLLCD; encoded by the coding sequence ATGCTAGAAGGAGAAAATATTAAGTTGAGGGCTTTAGAGCCAGAAGATTTAGATTTATTTTACCAATGGGAAAACGACTCTACTATTTGGAAAATAAGCCAAACATATGCTCCTTTTTCAAAGCATATTTTATCAAGATATCTAGAAAATGCACATCAAGATATATTTACAGCAAAGCAACTTCGATTAATGATTGAAAAAGATGGAGTTTCTATTGGCACCATAGAGCTTTTTGATTTTGAACCTATTCACATGAGAGCTGGTTTGGGTATATGGATTGTTCAAGAGTCAGATAGGAGAAAGGGTTATGCCAAAGAAGCTCTTAGACTGATGATAGAGTATGCTTTTTTCAAATTACAACTCAATCAGTTGTATTGCAATATATCAGCTAGTAATCAGCCTAGTATAAACCTATTCAGCTCATTAGACTTTATGTTGATTGGAGCAAAGAAAAAATGGAATAAATCTCCCAATGGTTGGGAAGATGAATTGATGTTTCAATTGTTGTGCGATTAG
- a CDS encoding tetratricopeptide repeat protein — MYIFFALVSCTSKVEPYTSYLNHNDTVAYVGKESCMACHYDIYQTYIHTGMGQSMSLATPSNSEAIFTDKSILKDTFHNFHYQPYWKDSVLKLKELHDFGERIEDVDFIVGSGHHTNSHLWEENGYVHQMPFTYYTQDGHLDFPPGFEGGYNSRFSRKIGLECMSCHNAMPDFVLGSENKYNSIPQGIDCERCHGPGELHVQRMMNGEIVDTSQHIDYSIVNPKKLSLEAQFQICMRCHLQGNTVLEEGKSFLDFKPGMELSDVMTVFVPRYKDDNTFIMASHVDRFKQSACFTNSEMNCITCHNPHHSVKKESPNFFNDKCLSCHDDCKDEFRENNNCVECHMPSSSTIDIPHVSIHDHKIGIHNLKDTLHPKGEFIGLEAVNNSNPSKITRAKAYLYQYEKFDSQPYLLDSALSLLNSISLEKSFKERIHLYYLKEDDISILNICNSLDDLSLDKKSYDNSDAWTAYRIAQSYQNQGLSKQSLSFYLISVDLSPYVLDFRLKLADMYSSLLLYPEAEKEYRTLLAQFSKHENAWCNLGYVLLQQGQQQAALDCYNNALDLNPQHIQSLLNKASLMILKGEISKGKLYLKLILDIDPDNAKVEYLLSTL; from the coding sequence GTGTACATATTTTTTGCTTTAGTCAGTTGTACGAGCAAGGTTGAGCCCTATACCTCTTATCTCAATCATAATGATACGGTAGCCTATGTAGGGAAGGAAAGTTGTATGGCTTGTCATTACGATATTTATCAAACCTATATTCATACTGGAATGGGACAGTCTATGTCCTTAGCTACGCCATCAAATAGTGAAGCTATTTTTACGGATAAATCTATATTAAAAGACACCTTTCACAATTTTCATTATCAGCCATATTGGAAAGATAGTGTGTTGAAATTAAAGGAGTTACATGACTTCGGTGAACGTATAGAAGATGTGGATTTTATTGTTGGTTCAGGACATCATACTAATTCGCATTTGTGGGAAGAAAATGGATATGTTCATCAAATGCCTTTTACTTACTATACCCAAGATGGGCACTTGGATTTCCCACCCGGTTTTGAAGGTGGGTATAATAGCCGTTTCTCTAGAAAAATAGGCTTAGAATGCATGAGTTGTCATAATGCAATGCCTGACTTTGTTTTAGGTTCTGAAAACAAATACAATTCTATCCCTCAAGGTATAGATTGTGAACGCTGTCATGGTCCCGGTGAATTACACGTTCAGCGTATGATGAACGGAGAAATAGTAGATACTTCACAACATATAGATTACTCTATTGTAAACCCTAAAAAATTGTCATTAGAGGCTCAATTTCAAATTTGCATGCGCTGTCATCTTCAAGGAAATACGGTCTTAGAAGAAGGTAAAAGCTTTTTGGATTTTAAGCCAGGAATGGAATTGTCAGATGTAATGACCGTCTTTGTGCCTAGGTACAAAGACGATAACACTTTCATTATGGCTTCTCATGTGGATAGATTTAAGCAAAGTGCTTGTTTCACCAATTCCGAAATGAATTGTATTACTTGTCATAACCCACATCATTCGGTTAAGAAAGAAAGTCCAAACTTCTTTAACGACAAATGTTTGTCTTGTCATGACGATTGTAAAGATGAGTTTAGAGAAAATAATAATTGCGTTGAATGTCATATGCCGTCATCATCTACAATTGACATTCCACATGTGAGTATTCACGATCATAAAATAGGAATCCATAATCTTAAAGACACTCTCCATCCTAAGGGTGAATTCATAGGACTTGAGGCGGTTAATAATTCTAATCCATCGAAAATAACTAGAGCAAAAGCCTATTTATATCAGTACGAAAAATTTGATTCTCAACCGTATTTGCTCGACTCAGCACTTAGCTTATTAAATTCTATTTCTTTGGAAAAGTCTTTTAAAGAACGCATACACCTTTACTACCTTAAAGAAGATGATATTTCTATTTTAAATATTTGTAACTCTTTAGATGATTTATCTCTTGATAAGAAGTCATATGACAATTCTGATGCTTGGACAGCTTATCGAATAGCGCAATCTTATCAAAATCAAGGGTTGAGTAAACAAAGTTTATCATTCTATCTGATATCAGTGGACTTGAGCCCTTATGTATTAGATTTTCGCTTGAAGTTAGCAGATATGTACTCCTCATTATTATTATACCCAGAAGCGGAGAAAGAATACAGAACCCTTTTGGCGCAGTTTTCAAAGCATGAAAACGCATGGTGTAACTTGGGTTATGTTTTGCTACAGCAAGGACAACAGCAAGCCGCTTTGGACTGTTACAATAATGCTTTAGATTTAAACCCTCAACACATACAATCTCTATTGAATAAAGCAAGTTTAATGATTTTGAAAGGTGAAATTAGTAAAGGAAAGTTATATTTGAAGCTAATTTTAGATATAGACCCTGATAACGCCAAGGTTGAGTATCTTTTGAGTACACTTTAA
- a CDS encoding DEAD/DEAH box helicase: MNFKDLKLIPSILQALKDQKYTEPTSIQAKAIPLILSGNDILGSAQTGTGKTAAFSIPIVQNLENMRQHSKGQRKVLSLIVTPTRELAIQIGESFTAYSKYTKLKNTVIFGGVGQGAQVKALNNGVDVLVATPGRLLDLINQGYISLKNVKYFVLDEADRMLDMGFIHDIKKILAMLPHKRQSLFFSATMPKNILDLSRQILDNPEKVVVNPVSSTAETIQQFVYMTNKNCKSSLLLHILDNKEIKQVLLFSKTKHGADKIVKNLAKKGIASAAIHGNKGQNQRQKALKNFKEGHIRVLVATDIAARGIDIDKLRFVINYDIPNESETYVHRIGRCGRAGEEGISISICEPEEIVFLKDIEKLTKQRINVVDENPFPQTDKPMTAAERKEAEKEKQRRKQEFFANRKKKKNASNSNRNRRR, from the coding sequence ATGAATTTTAAAGATTTAAAATTAATTCCTTCTATACTACAAGCATTAAAGGATCAAAAATACACTGAGCCCACTTCTATACAAGCTAAAGCAATACCACTAATCCTAAGTGGGAATGATATATTAGGAAGTGCACAAACTGGAACAGGAAAAACGGCTGCTTTTTCTATCCCTATTGTTCAAAACCTTGAGAATATGCGACAGCATTCAAAGGGGCAAAGAAAAGTATTGTCGTTAATAGTAACCCCAACCAGAGAACTTGCCATACAAATTGGAGAAAGTTTTACAGCTTATTCGAAATACACTAAGCTGAAGAATACCGTCATCTTTGGTGGTGTTGGTCAGGGTGCACAAGTCAAAGCATTGAACAATGGGGTTGATGTGTTGGTAGCCACACCAGGCCGTTTGCTAGATTTGATTAATCAGGGTTATATTTCTTTAAAAAATGTAAAATACTTTGTTTTAGATGAAGCCGACAGAATGCTAGATATGGGCTTTATTCACGACATTAAGAAGATTTTAGCTATGTTGCCACACAAAAGGCAGTCTTTGTTTTTTTCTGCTACTATGCCTAAAAACATTTTGGATTTATCTCGACAGATATTAGATAATCCAGAGAAAGTAGTGGTTAATCCAGTATCTTCAACAGCAGAAACCATACAGCAGTTTGTTTATATGACAAATAAAAACTGTAAAAGTAGTTTGTTATTACACATCCTCGACAATAAAGAGATTAAGCAAGTTCTATTATTTTCAAAGACCAAACATGGCGCAGATAAAATAGTAAAAAACCTTGCTAAGAAGGGCATTGCTTCCGCTGCTATCCATGGTAATAAGGGACAAAACCAACGTCAAAAAGCACTTAAAAATTTCAAGGAAGGACATATTAGAGTGCTGGTTGCTACGGATATTGCAGCACGAGGGATAGATATTGATAAATTACGTTTTGTTATCAATTATGATATTCCTAACGAATCAGAAACCTATGTGCACCGTATTGGTCGTTGTGGTCGTGCTGGTGAAGAGGGTATATCAATCTCTATTTGTGAGCCCGAAGAAATAGTTTTTTTAAAAGATATAGAAAAGCTAACCAAACAGAGGATTAATGTTGTCGATGAGAATCCATTTCCTCAGACTGATAAACCGATGACTGCAGCAGAGCGTAAAGAAGCAGAAAAAGAAAAGCAAAGGAGAAAACAAGAGTTCTTTGCCAATAGAAAGAAGAAAAAAAACGCATCAAATTCTAATAGAAACAGAAGAAGGTAA
- a CDS encoding phosphoglucomutase/phosphomannomutase family protein, producing the protein MKIKFGTDGWRAIIAQDYTVDNVARVTVAASQWLNDNFDNPSVVIGHDCRFAGPLFAETAAKVFNHFGIKVTMADRFVSTPMLSLGVVELKADLGVVITASHNPPEYNGYKLKGNFGGPLLSDDIQAVEDIIPDTHGLDLKSLTMDGVETADLVQMYLDKAKANFDLEAINNSDFNWGYDAMYGAGREAVPALLPETTLFHCTNNPGFKGTAPEPIHRNLLEFSEYIKTTGKIDCGLATDGDADRIGLYNSKGDFIDSHHIILLLIHYLVKYKGMNGKIVTAFSCSVKVEQMCKHYGLEHEIVKVGFKHVAGVMLKEDVLLGGEESGGVAIKGHIPERDGIWMGLVIWEYMAKTGKSLDDLIQEVYDIVGEFAFERIDLHLDEAKKLEIVENCEKGVYTAFGDMPIVKTETIDGFKYYFDADSWIMIRPSGTEPVLRTYAEAKNQAKCFEILKKVHQALLD; encoded by the coding sequence ATGAAAATTAAATTTGGAACTGACGGCTGGAGAGCTATAATAGCACAAGACTACACTGTAGATAATGTAGCACGAGTAACCGTAGCTGCCTCACAATGGTTAAATGATAATTTCGATAATCCATCGGTAGTTATTGGTCACGATTGTCGTTTTGCAGGGCCTTTATTTGCTGAAACAGCGGCTAAGGTATTTAACCATTTTGGTATTAAGGTAACTATGGCAGACCGTTTTGTGAGTACGCCTATGCTTTCTTTGGGTGTTGTAGAGCTTAAAGCTGATTTGGGTGTTGTTATTACAGCTAGTCATAATCCGCCAGAATACAACGGCTACAAGCTTAAAGGGAATTTTGGAGGTCCATTGTTATCAGACGATATACAAGCGGTAGAAGATATTATCCCTGATACTCATGGCTTGGATTTAAAAAGCCTAACAATGGATGGAGTAGAAACGGCTGATTTGGTTCAGATGTATTTGGATAAGGCCAAAGCTAATTTTGACTTAGAGGCTATTAATAATTCAGATTTCAATTGGGGTTATGATGCTATGTATGGTGCTGGTAGAGAAGCTGTTCCAGCTTTATTACCTGAAACGACCTTATTCCATTGCACTAATAACCCCGGTTTTAAAGGCACTGCTCCTGAGCCTATACACAGAAATCTTTTAGAATTTTCAGAATATATCAAAACTACTGGCAAAATAGATTGCGGTTTAGCTACCGATGGTGATGCCGATAGGATAGGGCTTTATAATAGCAAAGGTGATTTCATTGACTCTCATCACATTATTTTGTTGTTAATTCATTATTTGGTAAAATATAAGGGAATGAATGGCAAGATTGTTACAGCCTTTTCTTGTTCAGTTAAGGTAGAGCAAATGTGTAAGCATTATGGATTGGAGCACGAAATTGTCAAAGTAGGGTTTAAGCACGTAGCAGGAGTGATGCTCAAAGAAGATGTTTTACTAGGTGGTGAAGAGTCTGGTGGTGTCGCTATCAAAGGGCATATTCCTGAAAGAGATGGTATATGGATGGGCTTAGTCATTTGGGAATACATGGCAAAGACAGGTAAGAGTTTAGACGATCTTATTCAAGAAGTGTACGATATAGTAGGGGAATTTGCCTTTGAACGTATAGACTTACACCTTGATGAAGCTAAAAAGTTAGAAATAGTAGAGAATTGCGAGAAAGGTGTTTATACAGCCTTTGGCGATATGCCAATAGTAAAAACAGAAACTATTGATGGTTTTAAATACTACTTCGATGCAGACAGTTGGATAATGATACGACCTTCAGGAACAGAACCCGTATTGCGTACCTATGCTGAAGCTAAAAATCAAGCTAAGTGTTTTGAGATTCTTAAAAAGGTACATCAAGCTCTACTAGATTAG
- the dapF gene encoding diaminopimelate epimerase codes for MKIEFHKYEGAGNDFIMIDNRAKRFDTSNHKLIKHLCNRRKGIGADGLILLQSVENYDFEMIYFNADGQLGSMCGNGGRCIVDFAKQLNLFDKECHFLACDGAHQAIWSQSEVTLRMQDVHNIEVGEGYFFLDTGSPHYVKFVDSINDLDVVSEGKKIRYNTRFKDDGTNVNFVEFNDDKLYIRTYERGVEDETLACGTGIVASALSAFESGLISTQSIEVKAFGGDLKVTFDKDKNYTAINLMGPYRCVFKGETIC; via the coding sequence ATGAAAATAGAGTTTCACAAATATGAGGGTGCTGGAAACGACTTTATTATGATTGACAATCGGGCTAAGCGTTTCGATACTTCAAATCATAAACTTATCAAACACCTGTGTAACCGAAGAAAAGGAATTGGAGCTGATGGCTTAATTTTATTACAATCGGTAGAAAACTATGACTTTGAAATGATTTATTTCAATGCCGACGGTCAATTGGGTTCTATGTGTGGCAATGGTGGAAGGTGCATAGTGGACTTTGCTAAACAATTGAACCTATTTGACAAAGAATGTCATTTTTTAGCATGTGACGGTGCTCATCAAGCGATATGGAGTCAGTCAGAGGTTACTTTAAGAATGCAAGATGTTCATAACATTGAAGTTGGTGAAGGGTATTTCTTCTTAGATACAGGCTCACCGCATTATGTTAAATTTGTTGATTCAATAAACGATTTAGATGTAGTTAGTGAGGGCAAAAAGATACGTTATAATACACGTTTTAAGGATGATGGCACGAATGTCAATTTTGTAGAGTTTAATGATGACAAATTGTATATAAGAACTTATGAAAGGGGTGTGGAAGATGAAACTTTAGCTTGTGGTACAGGTATTGTTGCTTCAGCTCTTTCGGCTTTTGAGTCTGGATTAATAAGCACACAATCCATAGAAGTTAAGGCCTTTGGTGGTGATTTAAAAGTAACTTTTGATAAAGACAAAAATTATACAGCTATAAATTTAATGGGTCCATATCGCTGTGTTTTTAAAGGAGAAACGATATGCTAG
- the mltG gene encoding endolytic transglycosylase MltG: MRKKKSFFTKFIWSLIGVLFLSGAITASVFLGRIYKPNVSLEYQKDVYIYIPTGASFEDVLQILSDEGVIISSSSFRWISEQKRYTNNIKSGRYLLKDGMNNNELVNLLRSGRQTPVNVVFNNMRTKEEFAGKIASQIELDSLEILDAMLDTIFLNQVGLNAFNVSSLFIPNTYEFYWNTTVTNFLSRMVAEHHHFWNNSRRAKARQLNLSPEEVVTLASIVEKETLQKSEQPIVAGLYINRLRKGMKLQSDPTVIFAIGDFSIRRVLKKDLKYDSPFNTYKYKGLPIGPIFLPSIRAIDAVLNYEKHDYLYMCAKEDFSGFHNFAVSGLQHYANAAKYRNALNNRNIKR, encoded by the coding sequence ATGAGAAAGAAGAAAAGTTTTTTTACAAAATTTATTTGGAGTTTAATAGGCGTTCTTTTTTTAAGTGGCGCTATTACGGCATCGGTTTTTTTAGGCAGAATATATAAGCCCAATGTATCTTTAGAGTATCAAAAAGACGTTTATATTTATATTCCTACTGGTGCTAGTTTTGAGGATGTTTTACAGATACTTTCAGATGAAGGTGTCATCATCAGTTCGTCTTCTTTTCGTTGGATTTCGGAGCAGAAGCGTTATACCAATAACATCAAGTCGGGTCGTTATCTTTTAAAAGATGGCATGAACAATAATGAGCTAGTTAATCTGCTTCGTTCTGGACGTCAAACACCTGTCAATGTAGTTTTCAATAACATGCGTACTAAAGAAGAGTTTGCTGGTAAAATAGCCTCTCAGATAGAATTAGACTCTTTAGAGATTTTGGATGCTATGCTAGATACCATTTTTTTAAATCAAGTGGGGTTAAATGCTTTTAATGTCAGTAGTTTGTTTATACCCAATACCTATGAATTTTATTGGAATACTACCGTAACGAATTTTCTTTCACGTATGGTTGCAGAACACCATCATTTTTGGAATAATAGCCGTAGGGCAAAAGCTAGGCAATTAAATTTATCTCCTGAAGAAGTGGTTACTTTAGCTTCTATAGTAGAGAAAGAAACTCTTCAAAAAAGTGAGCAGCCAATAGTAGCGGGATTATACATTAACCGCCTGAGAAAGGGTATGAAATTACAATCCGATCCAACCGTGATTTTTGCCATTGGCGATTTTTCAATTAGACGGGTACTGAAGAAAGATTTAAAATACGATTCTCCTTTCAATACATACAAATACAAAGGATTACCTATAGGGCCAATCTTTTTACCATCCATTCGTGCTATAGATGCCGTATTAAATTACGAAAAGCATGATTATTTATACATGTGTGCAAAAGAGGATTTTTCAGGATTTCATAATTTTGCCGTATCTGGATTGCAACACTATGCTAATGCAGCTAAATATAGAAATGCCCTGAATAACAGAAACATTAAAAGATAA